A part of Flexistipes sp. genomic DNA contains:
- a CDS encoding flippase, with translation MQSVKEYVIRGASGIFLMKIIGIFIGLLSSIVIARAMGPENYGLYSFALETMMFVSIPISMGLANLLTREVAKYHYQNNFSYLKGIIAWSGKFVFFTALLLILIAAIGIFVFIDDPVKMNIFLLALPIIFLNSINQVRMGSLRGLKRVIQSQLPETLIRPSFTVIVISLLYWGMKYPISAKIGIIVNLFSLSIVFIVGLWWLLKAVPEKSKITVSAYDSKKWIRESMPFFLLGGIAIINTKLSVVIVGVFRPVEEVGFYRIAVTASTIISFLLMAVNMTIAPLISELYYGGKKDQLQRILTKTVRFIFTIGLMISIGYWVLGNFLISLFYGHEYLPAYLPLVILSLGQLINIGAGSVGIVLNMTGYQNDTVKGQVIAAISSVALNILLVPKYGLNGAAVATAGSFLIWNIVLLYFVKKRTKLKTSVI, from the coding sequence ATGCAAAGCGTTAAAGAATACGTGATCCGTGGTGCCTCTGGTATTTTTCTTATGAAAATTATTGGTATTTTTATAGGGTTGTTGAGCAGTATTGTTATTGCCAGAGCAATGGGACCGGAAAACTACGGTCTTTACTCCTTTGCTCTTGAAACGATGATGTTTGTAAGTATACCTATTTCAATGGGATTAGCCAATCTACTAACAAGAGAGGTAGCTAAGTATCATTATCAAAATAACTTTTCTTATCTGAAAGGAATAATTGCCTGGTCAGGCAAGTTTGTTTTTTTTACAGCATTGTTGTTAATTTTAATTGCTGCAATAGGTATATTTGTATTTATAGATGATCCAGTAAAAATGAATATATTCTTACTTGCACTTCCCATAATTTTTCTTAATAGCATTAATCAAGTGAGAATGGGTTCTTTAAGAGGTTTGAAGCGTGTAATACAAAGCCAGCTGCCCGAAACTCTGATAAGACCCTCTTTTACCGTCATTGTTATTAGCCTTTTATATTGGGGAATGAAATATCCGATTTCAGCAAAAATAGGTATCATTGTAAATCTTTTTTCATTAAGTATAGTTTTTATTGTTGGCTTATGGTGGCTATTGAAGGCAGTGCCAGAAAAATCTAAAATAACAGTTTCTGCATATGATTCTAAAAAATGGATTAGAGAATCCATGCCGTTTTTTTTGCTGGGTGGGATTGCTATAATAAATACAAAACTTAGTGTTGTAATTGTGGGAGTATTTAGACCTGTTGAAGAAGTAGGTTTCTATAGAATTGCAGTCACAGCTTCAACAATAATTTCTTTCCTGCTTATGGCTGTAAATATGACTATTGCGCCTTTAATCAGTGAATTATATTATGGGGGGAAAAAAGATCAGTTGCAAAGGATACTGACAAAAACTGTTAGATTTATTTTCACAATAGGATTAATGATAAGTATTGGATATTGGGTTTTAGGAAATTTTTTGATAAGCTTATTTTATGGTCATGAATACTTGCCGGCTTATTTACCATTGGTTATATTATCTTTGGGGCAGTTAATAAATATAGGAGCTGGTTCTGTGGGGATCGTCTTAAACATGACAGGTTATCAAAATGATACAGTAAAGGGACAGGTTATTGCTGCTATATCAAGTGTCGCATTAAACATTCTTCTTGTTCCCAAATATGGGCTAAATGGTGCAGCTGTGGCAACAGCAGGAAGTTTTTTGATTTGGAATATTGTATTACTATATTTTGTTAAGAAAAGGACGAAATTAAAAACAAGTGTGATTTAA
- a CDS encoding sulfotransferase family 2 domain-containing protein, with amino-acid sequence MNGIMTFLRSYRKGFFPFPYRKYMHKNKLIFIHIPRTGGTSILKLMAGEKRGRDHSPWFQYKNSCPWAFNHYFKFAIVRNPWDRFVSVYKYFKNGGNGDEYDLFIKDYLEKFEDFTDFVINGLPDLYCRNILLFMPQTYYICDLKKQIMVDEIIRFENLNEEIKRIQVFKNQKLQKINKSDDKNYKEFYNDETIEMIRKWYSNDIDILGYTF; translated from the coding sequence TTGAACGGAATTATGACTTTTTTAAGATCTTACAGAAAAGGTTTTTTCCCTTTTCCTTACAGAAAATATATGCATAAGAATAAATTAATTTTTATACACATACCAAGAACTGGAGGCACAAGTATTTTGAAACTTATGGCAGGGGAAAAAAGAGGAAGAGATCATTCTCCATGGTTCCAGTATAAAAATTCATGTCCTTGGGCTTTTAACCATTATTTCAAATTTGCAATTGTTAGAAACCCATGGGATAGATTTGTATCTGTCTATAAATATTTTAAAAATGGTGGCAATGGTGACGAATACGATTTATTTATTAAAGATTATTTGGAAAAATTTGAAGATTTTACTGACTTTGTTATAAATGGTTTGCCTGACTTATACTGTAGGAATATTTTACTTTTTATGCCTCAAACTTATTATATATGCGATTTAAAAAAACAAATAATGGTGGACGAAATTATTAGGTTTGAAAACTTGAACGAGGAAATAAAAAGAATTCAAGTTTTTAAAAATCAAAAGCTTCAAAAAATTAACAAAAGTGACGATAAAAATTATAAAGAGTTTTATAATGATGAAACAATTGAGATGATTAGAAAATGGTATTCTAATGATATAGATATTTTAGGTTACACATTTTAA
- a CDS encoding glycosyltransferase, whose protein sequence is MKNKLKVVILPTAYPNIYRDHSSIFVQDQAEALAKYEDLHVNVIGALPVSLKQVWSKKLFKFGIFKHNKNNVNVKILLFPAIPKLRRFNNFLRCYLNKKLIKKHLDYNKIDLIHVHNSVAGEAAVWVKKAYNIPFIVTEHSSAFARKTVKKKEIKLFEKIYKESCYNIAVSEKFCKLLHETFNIKFEYVPNVVDTDFFIPAKKNNDKQRFRFINIANLNENKNQKALINAFIKAFKGNKNVLLSIFGNGPEYFNLQNEISNNGTQSQIILHGYADRGTVKRELQQSDAFVLSSKYETFGVVLIESMSCGLPVIATKCGGPESIITDEKLGILVENGNIGELSKAMQKVFNSNYDSTYLRKYAVENFSEKAVSDKLINIYREICNAN, encoded by the coding sequence TTGAAAAATAAATTGAAAGTTGTAATTTTACCTACAGCTTATCCAAATATATATAGGGATCATTCGTCTATTTTTGTGCAGGATCAAGCAGAGGCGCTTGCGAAGTATGAAGATTTGCATGTAAATGTGATTGGTGCGTTACCTGTTTCGTTGAAACAGGTTTGGTCAAAAAAACTGTTTAAGTTCGGAATTTTTAAACATAATAAAAACAATGTTAATGTTAAGATTTTATTGTTTCCCGCAATTCCAAAATTAAGAAGATTTAATAATTTCTTAAGATGCTATTTAAACAAGAAATTGATAAAAAAGCACTTAGATTATAACAAAATTGATTTAATTCATGTTCATAATTCAGTAGCTGGAGAAGCTGCTGTTTGGGTTAAAAAAGCCTACAATATTCCTTTTATAGTAACAGAGCACTCTTCAGCTTTTGCCAGGAAAACTGTTAAAAAGAAAGAAATCAAATTATTTGAAAAAATATATAAAGAATCCTGTTATAATATCGCGGTAAGTGAAAAGTTTTGCAAATTGCTACATGAGACTTTTAATATAAAATTTGAATATGTCCCCAATGTGGTGGATACTGACTTTTTTATTCCAGCAAAAAAAAATAATGATAAACAAAGATTTCGATTTATTAATATAGCGAATTTAAATGAAAATAAGAATCAAAAAGCACTAATTAATGCTTTCATAAAAGCTTTTAAAGGTAATAAAAATGTTTTACTTTCAATTTTTGGGAATGGTCCGGAATATTTTAATTTGCAGAATGAAATATCGAACAATGGTACGCAGAGTCAAATAATTCTACATGGTTATGCTGATAGAGGCACTGTTAAGAGGGAGCTACAGCAATCTGATGCTTTTGTACTTTCTAGCAAATATGAAACTTTCGGAGTTGTATTGATAGAGTCCATGAGCTGCGGTTTGCCTGTAATTGCAACAAAATGTGGAGGACCTGAATCTATTATAACTGATGAAAAGTTAGGTATTTTAGTTGAAAATGGTAATATTGGTGAATTATCGAAAGCTATGCAAAAGGTATTCAATTCAAATTATGATAGCACTTATTTAAGAAAATATGCTGTAGAAAACTTTTCTGAAAAAGCTGTATCTGATAAGCTAATAAATATTTACAGGGAAATATGCAATGCAAATTAA
- a CDS encoding glycosyltransferase family 4 protein produces MQINITHLTSVHPRYDTRIFLKECSSLAKIEDYHVNLVVADGKGDEVKNGVKIHDVGYLPGRLNRIFRTTKNVYKKALELDSDIYHLHDPELIPVGLKLKKRGKRVIFDVHENIAKQTIDKDYMPKAMRNIVSKLYRYYEKKTLNKFDYIVLAENSYDKDYGKLSDNIEIILNMPQIEPLGKFVNFKREKAELFYIGGISKNRGIDVIIEAVKILKEKFPAILLHCIGPYDKILLENLEIKDVQDNINFYGRLQLYEGLNYSINAKAGLSILKPIKNYTDSYSTKVFEYMAIGLPVITSDFEIYRKIIQKNNCGICVNPLEPKEIAKAIEYIISHPDEAEQMGKNGRKAVEEKYNWSIEEKKLLKVYEDTINKKCKLW; encoded by the coding sequence ATGCAAATTAATATAACTCATCTCACATCGGTGCATCCGAGATATGACACCAGAATATTTTTAAAAGAATGCAGTTCTTTGGCAAAAATAGAAGATTACCATGTCAATTTGGTGGTTGCTGACGGTAAAGGTGATGAAGTAAAAAACGGTGTCAAAATACATGATGTAGGCTATTTGCCAGGCAGGTTAAATCGTATATTCAGAACGACCAAAAATGTTTATAAGAAAGCACTGGAACTTGACAGCGATATTTATCATTTGCACGATCCGGAACTTATTCCAGTGGGATTAAAACTTAAAAAAAGAGGGAAAAGAGTCATTTTTGATGTACATGAAAATATTGCCAAACAAACGATTGATAAGGATTATATGCCGAAGGCAATGAGAAATATAGTTTCCAAATTATACAGATATTACGAGAAAAAAACTTTAAATAAATTTGACTATATTGTACTAGCAGAAAATTCTTATGATAAAGATTATGGAAAGTTGTCAGACAATATAGAAATCATTTTAAACATGCCTCAAATTGAGCCTTTGGGAAAATTCGTAAATTTTAAAAGAGAAAAAGCTGAGCTTTTTTATATAGGTGGCATTAGCAAAAACAGAGGGATTGATGTCATTATTGAGGCTGTAAAAATTTTAAAAGAAAAATTTCCGGCTATTTTACTTCATTGTATTGGTCCATATGATAAAATTTTGTTAGAAAACCTGGAGATAAAAGATGTTCAGGATAATATTAATTTTTACGGGCGCTTACAATTATATGAAGGGCTAAATTATTCAATAAATGCCAAGGCGGGATTGAGTATTTTGAAACCGATAAAAAATTACACAGATTCATATTCTACTAAAGTTTTTGAATACATGGCAATTGGCTTGCCTGTCATAACATCAGATTTCGAAATATACAGAAAAATAATTCAAAAAAATAATTGTGGTATATGTGTAAATCCACTTGAGCCAAAAGAGATAGCAAAAGCCATAGAATATATTATCTCCCATCCAGATGAGGCTGAGCAGATGGGAAAAAACGGGAGAAAAGCGGTTGAAGAAAAATACAACTGGAGTATTGAAGAGAAAAAACTGTTGAAAGTTTATGAAGATACTATCAACAAAAAGTGTAAATTATGGTAG
- a CDS encoding O-antigen ligase family protein → MVATILLPPLRISGIPDIRFDLIIIILAWGIYLGDHISSERVIVFQHIHIIKWFGIFGLVICLSILYASLIKGYPLILRDTFELIKLLKYFLIFSFVANLTISHRDFQLYCELAIIIFLMSAFIGFAQFFNLFNMNAYISPYYAPTQMQGLLLHGRITGTTGNPNEFGALMVFAASLSLALALFAENSISRLFCWFSISVFCLAVFLTLSRSAIIILIVSYFIILLMKYPLKNKNFIRHLGKLLIVIIFISIIISFLLNFVPQKFFFRVSELVSLSTASSWKARLIMWQDTLAIWQNSVLFGWGPAKKGMTTIVDNEWLLLLRRYGIVGLTVFLLWFLNFYRDLYVIKKRLNKIWQSSSTIGLIVCLQSMLISYALYMIPAAVYHDLQTFPILLIFIGLVYSQAITSKKT, encoded by the coding sequence ATGGTTGCAACAATTCTTCTCCCGCCTCTTCGGATTTCAGGGATCCCAGATATTAGGTTTGACTTAATTATTATTATCTTGGCTTGGGGCATATATTTAGGGGATCATATTTCTTCTGAGCGTGTAATAGTGTTCCAGCATATACATATTATAAAATGGTTTGGCATTTTTGGATTAGTAATCTGTCTTTCGATTTTGTACGCATCTTTGATAAAAGGATATCCCTTAATCCTTAGGGATACATTTGAGCTTATTAAGTTGTTAAAGTATTTTCTGATCTTTTCTTTTGTAGCAAATTTAACAATATCTCACAGGGATTTTCAACTTTATTGCGAACTCGCAATTATCATTTTTTTAATGTCTGCATTTATAGGTTTTGCACAATTTTTCAATTTGTTTAATATGAATGCGTATATATCGCCTTATTATGCACCAACTCAGATGCAAGGTCTTTTATTGCATGGAAGAATTACAGGAACCACAGGTAACCCTAATGAGTTTGGAGCTTTAATGGTTTTTGCAGCATCCCTATCTTTGGCTTTAGCTTTATTTGCAGAAAATAGTATATCACGTCTCTTTTGTTGGTTTAGCATATCCGTTTTCTGTTTAGCTGTTTTTTTGACTCTTTCTAGATCAGCTATTATTATTTTGATAGTCTCATATTTTATTATTTTGTTAATGAAGTATCCATTAAAAAATAAAAATTTTATACGTCATTTAGGTAAACTATTGATTGTAATTATTTTTATTAGTATTATCATTAGCTTTTTGCTTAATTTCGTTCCGCAAAAGTTTTTCTTTAGAGTTAGTGAATTGGTGTCTCTATCTACTGCCAGTAGTTGGAAGGCTAGATTAATTATGTGGCAGGATACTCTTGCTATATGGCAGAATTCTGTGTTGTTTGGTTGGGGGCCAGCTAAAAAGGGTATGACAACTATAGTTGATAATGAATGGTTGTTACTTCTAAGAAGATATGGAATTGTTGGATTAACAGTTTTCTTACTATGGTTCTTAAATTTTTATCGGGATCTCTATGTAATAAAAAAACGCTTAAATAAGATTTGGCAAAGTTCAAGTACGATAGGTTTAATAGTGTGTTTGCAAAGTATGCTGATATCCTATGCTTTGTATATGATACCTGCTGCAGTTTACCATGACTTACAAACGTTTCCAATATTACTAATTTTTATAGGGCTTGTTTATTCGCAAGCGATAACAAGTAAAAAAACTTAA